In Alkalihalobacillus sp. TS-13, the following are encoded in one genomic region:
- a CDS encoding MarR family winged helix-turn-helix transcriptional regulator, whose product MMNYLRGTYKVLEEEWQKSARSIGLTQAEQHVLWIVQLEKEATITKIATIGLWDVSTVMQVITRLKQKGLITLIKKSSDRRVSYAVLTEKGKEKHEESKQFSYKLYEYLESFGDNSNENRQFVENLVKFHRELNQHFHGSEFIDWTEQTAKTMNKG is encoded by the coding sequence ATGATGAACTATCTGAGAGGAACCTACAAAGTACTGGAAGAAGAGTGGCAGAAATCAGCAAGAAGCATTGGGCTTACCCAGGCAGAACAGCACGTACTATGGATCGTACAACTAGAGAAAGAAGCGACAATAACGAAAATCGCTACGATTGGATTGTGGGATGTTTCTACTGTCATGCAAGTCATTACACGTCTCAAGCAAAAAGGCCTCATCACCCTTATCAAAAAGAGTTCAGACCGAAGGGTGTCATACGCCGTATTGACAGAAAAAGGAAAAGAAAAACACGAAGAATCCAAACAATTTTCCTATAAATTGTATGAGTATCTAGAAAGCTTTGGGGACAACTCAAATGAAAACAGACAGTTTGTAGAAAACTTGGTGAAATTTCACCGGGAGTTGAATCAACATTTCCATGGGAGTGAATTCATCGATTGGACAGAACAGACTGCTAAAACGATGAATAAAGGTTAA
- a CDS encoding M20/M25/M40 family metallo-hydrolase, whose amino-acid sequence MINQDRIVEEFLELVQIDSETKHEEEISKVLKQKFSDSGLEVFEDDAKDKTGHGAGNLICTLPATNDKADSIYFTSHMDTVLPGKGVKPSIEDGYIKSDGTTILGADDKTGLAAMFEAIKVLKEQNIPHGKIQFVITVGEESGLVGAKELDPAHVDAQYGFALDSDGKVGNIIVAAPTQAKIKAAIKGKTAHAGVAPEKGVSAITIAAKAIAKMPLGRIDEETTANIGRFEGGAGTNTNIVIDHVDILAEARSLIPEKMEVQVQKMKEAFESTAETMGGKADVEIKVMYPGFKFDHGDHVVEVAKQAVEKIGRKPELQESGGGSDANIIAGFGIPTVNLAVGYEEIHTTNERMPIEELVKTSELVVRIIEEVGTAK is encoded by the coding sequence ATGATCAATCAAGACAGAATTGTTGAAGAGTTTCTGGAATTGGTCCAAATCGACTCGGAAACAAAACATGAAGAAGAAATCTCAAAGGTTCTCAAACAGAAATTTTCAGATTCAGGTTTAGAAGTGTTTGAGGATGACGCTAAAGATAAAACAGGTCATGGTGCCGGGAATCTCATTTGCACATTGCCGGCTACGAATGATAAGGCTGACTCAATCTATTTCACTTCCCACATGGACACGGTTCTTCCAGGGAAGGGAGTCAAGCCATCCATTGAAGATGGTTATATCAAAAGTGACGGGACGACGATACTTGGAGCTGATGACAAGACAGGATTGGCAGCGATGTTCGAGGCAATCAAAGTCCTCAAGGAGCAAAATATCCCTCATGGTAAAATCCAGTTTGTCATTACTGTAGGTGAGGAATCTGGTCTTGTTGGGGCAAAGGAGCTTGATCCGGCACATGTAGATGCACAGTACGGCTTTGCTCTTGATTCAGACGGTAAGGTCGGAAATATTATTGTAGCAGCACCGACTCAAGCGAAAATCAAGGCTGCAATCAAAGGAAAGACAGCGCATGCAGGTGTTGCACCTGAAAAAGGCGTGTCTGCAATCACGATTGCTGCCAAGGCAATTGCGAAGATGCCTCTTGGTCGGATTGATGAAGAAACGACTGCGAACATTGGTCGATTTGAAGGTGGTGCAGGAACGAATACGAATATCGTCATCGATCATGTCGATATTTTGGCTGAAGCAAGGTCATTAATACCTGAAAAAATGGAAGTACAGGTACAGAAGATGAAGGAAGCATTTGAAAGTACAGCTGAAACAATGGGTGGAAAAGCCGATGTTGAAATCAAGGTCATGTATCCAGGCTTTAAATTTGATCATGGCGACCATGTGGTGGAAGTTGCGAAACAAGCTGTTGAAAAGATCGGAAGAAAACCGGAGCTTCAAGAAAGTGGTGGAGGCAGTGACGCCAATATCATAGCTGGATTCGGTATTCCAACAGTAAACTTAGCTGTAGGTTATGAAGAGATTCATACTACGAATGAACGTATGCCGATCGAAGAGCTTGTCAAAACTTCGGAACTTGTAGTGAGAATTATAGAAGAAGTTGGAACTGCCAAGTAA